In Cryptosporangium phraense, the sequence GTCGACGTCCAGGTCGTAGCCCCAGCCGCTGTTCATGTCGGCCTGGAACCGCCGGGCCGCGGACTGCGAGTTGGGGCCGAAGACGCCGTCGATCGTGCCGGGGTTGTAGCCGTAGTGCTTGAGCAGGCACTGGGCCTCGATCCCGGCCGACGACACCCCGGTCGTCGAGGGCTGCACGGTCGTGCCGGAGTAGTAGCCGGCCTGCCAGTAGCCGAACGTGTTACGCGAGTAGTGGCAGGTGTAGGCGGCCGCGGCCGGGCTCGCGGGCAGCACGGCGATCCCCCCGCCGAGGGCGAGGGTCAGGGCGGCTACAGCGATGCGCTTACGCATGAGGTGTCACTCCAGCTCTGTTCCGCCGCGTCGAGTGACGCGGCGGGACGAGCCTCCGATATCGGTCTTGCGTAAATCTTGCGGGTTTCAGACGGCTCGCTGCAGGACCGTCAGCGTCGTCACGTCGGTCAGTTCGGCGGAGGTGAACCGGAAGTCGGCCGGTTTGCCCTCGGCAAACAGACGGTCGCCGGTCCCGGCGACGGTCGGGAACGTGAGCAGGCGGTACTCGTCGACGAGGTCCGCGGCGGCGAGCGCGTGCACCAGGCTCAGGCTCCCGATCACGACGACGTTCCGGCGCGCGCGTTCGGCGGCGGCCCAGGCGATCGCGTCGCCCTCGATCGCCTCGGAGTTCGACCAGGCGGACGCGTCGATGCCGGTCCGGGTGGCGACGCCTTTGGGGGTGGCGTTCATGACCTTGGCGAAGTCGCTGTCCCGGGACGGCCAGAGCCGGGCGAACGCCTCCCAGGTGCGCCGCCCGTAGAGCTGGACGTCGGTGCGGTCGGCGACGCGGAACTTGTCGTCGCTGACCGGGCCCTGGCCGAACTTGAACGCCCAGCCGCCGTAGCTGGTGCCCTCGAGGCCGGCCGGGTCGGAGGCCACGCCGTCGAGCGTGACGAACGAGACAACGATGATGGCGCCCATCGCGGGCTCCTTTCGGTAGTCGCTGTCCCCACATACCGGCGGCGGACGGGAAACTCATCTACGCTCCGCCGCGTGGATCAGTTCGAGCCCTACCGGGGTGACCTGCTGGCGCACTGCTACCGGATGCTCGGGTCGTTCCACGAGGCCGAAGACCTGGTGCAGGAGACGCTGCTGCGGGCCTGGAAGTCGGCCGACCGGTACGACCCGGCGAAGGCGTCGGTGCGCACGTGGCTGCACCGGATCGCCACCAACGTCTGCCTGACCGCGCTCGAGGGGCGGGCCCGGCGTCCACTCCCGAGCGGGCTCGGGCCGGCCGGCGACGACCCCCAGGTCCCGCTCACCCCGAGCGTCGACGTGCCGTGGTTGCAGCCGTTCCCGGACGTCCGCCTGGGGGACCCGGC encodes:
- a CDS encoding peptidoglycan-binding domain-containing protein; the protein is MRKRIAVAALTLALGGGIAVLPASPAAAAYTCHYSRNTFGYWQAGYYSGTTVQPSTTGVSSAGIEAQCLLKHYGYNPGTIDGVFGPNSQSAARRFQADMNSGWGYDLDVDGKIGPESWPPLRVQP
- a CDS encoding dihydrofolate reductase family protein; the protein is MGAIIVVSFVTLDGVASDPAGLEGTSYGGWAFKFGQGPVSDDKFRVADRTDVQLYGRRTWEAFARLWPSRDSDFAKVMNATPKGVATRTGIDASAWSNSEAIEGDAIAWAAAERARRNVVVIGSLSLVHALAAADLVDEYRLLTFPTVAGTGDRLFAEGKPADFRFTSAELTDVTTLTVLQRAV